The genomic DNA GAAGAATCTGTTGGCAAGACaacagaaatgtttttcttttcagAAATGTTTCCCTGACATTAGAACAGACTTTGTGAAGAGTTTGGAAAAAGTGCAACCAAGACAAAACTGTAAtctgaaaattttatttttattattagtttttattttggcACACAACATTGTAACAATACAAATaacaaattataaaaaacaatatgtgTTCAGAGAATAGATTATGTGTAGAAGCAACctatattttatatttcagCTGACATCATGTTTAtccaaaattaatattttatgatttCTGGAAATTAAGCCATTGCCTGAATAAGTTTAAGTGAAGTGAAAGTGTCGTGATTGTCAAACATGGTAGCCCATACTCAAAATGTGAACTCTCAATTTAACCCATcacagtgagtagtgaacacacggACACGCACtgcaagtcatgaacacacGCGCACCCAGAGCACGATTGCCCCAATATAAAACATCATTCACATCATTCACTAATAGTTTTTATAGCTACAGCTTTGTAGCCTTATTTTTTCAgagatttaattacacagaattttttataaattaatgtattttataagatgtcataaaactgggccccccttGCACCATCTCACACCCTTCAATTTGAGAACCATGCACTGTCCTGATTTATTTTGTGTGAGTTGTACCTTAACAAAGGCTTGTTTGCTGAAACACTGGAATCATGACTGTGTCATGACTTCGGTCTGATCAGACGTTTTTGTCTGGGGTTGTACTGTGTGAGTTTTGTTTTTGGTCCgttttccctgctgaaaaaacagcatcaaaccagcatggaccagcatgggaattatgctggtctatgctggtttagctggtggacACGTGTGTACCTGTGTGGTGTCCTCCCCTCCCTCCTTGTTATCTCATTATTCccattatgtgttgttttaatcaaGTAAAGTCCAATACTAAAGTAATTATCCTGTTTGTCTTCGCTGTAAAGAACCATCACAATGTTTTCTCCAACTAAGCAAATAACATAATTTTCACCATGTGAACAAGAAAGCAAACTTGTTTACACACTTGCATGAAAAATGAACACGGCTTACAATCCAAACAATGCAGACATTTTTGAAATAAGAGGAAGATTGAAGGTGGAGGAAGAGAAATGAAAATGTCCCTTGAAATCTGTGCTGCTAGTTCATCATCTGTTCTTTATTTAAAGCTATTTCTGCTTCTCCTATTCACTAATCTTAATTGTTTCCTCTGAGTTTAATACAGGTAACCCCTCATTTGTTCATGAAAAAGTCATAATTGACTTTTGTTGTGTGAACAGTTCAAGTATCCTGTGTTTATTACTGATCCAACAGATGTGTGACACTATTTTAAAACACGAAATGTACAtcagagcagtggttctcaaactttttcagcgtgcggcccccacttgtgtacggtgcattccttcgcagccccccaaagaaaatttgtgacaaaaagagttttaaaatgtaacattttaattaaacaaaacataataaattaaaaagacacaaagtaCTGCTGTTGGTTATAAGGCTTATTTTTTGGTTGAATTACagagaattcatgataaattaatgtattttacaaaatgtcataaaactgggggcccCCTGGCATCATCTtgtggcccccctgggggccctggccccaatttgagaaccactgcattagaGAATATGTCTGTATAGTAGAGTTGTGTGTTATGTGATTGAAATGCTAAACAATGCATCATGTTGATGACTGGTTTGTAAAATCAATTCAGACAAAAACACACATAGTATATCTACCGATAGGAAAAAATAGTTGTGTTAACTCatgctaaatatttatttgtaatgttATTTGTAATTAATGCTTTTTGTAAATACTGATAGGGATATTTAACTGTTGTCTGATAATTTCTTAAAATTGCTTAGAATACATAAATTCAAATTCTGAAAAACACGAAAAACTATGTGTCACTTGAAACCTAATGTCTAATAGTCAAACAGCTTGAAAAACATATAGTTAGCAAGTTGAAGTAATGTAGCCTGTGCATTTAAAGAGTCTATGTGGTGCATACGATGGAATGGATTTACTTTCTCTGCGTGTAATGCAGAAAACCTTAAAGAgcttagatttttttaagctcatttttataatttcataaaataatttctctTAATAAGTCCTCAATCATTGTGTATGGACTAACAATATAGTAAACACCTCTTAAAATAACAACAGACAGagaataatttttatttatttaatttaacagttTTCCCCAACATTCTCTTGAATTGTAGCATAAATATTCACTTGAGAAGATCTGTACGTTTACCCCTTAAAAATCATATCAGTAGGCTAAATAACATGAAAATTTAGTTATACATCAAATTTACCTAAATTTCACTCTTCAACTTTATCCCATCACAAACTAAAACAATACACTAGAGGTATATATACAATGAAGaaagttattaaaatacatCACATTTatgaaactaaaaaaaaaagagtaaaaatgtgctttaacaaaaaaattgccAGTAATGTTTGCATTTTGTAAAGATTTAAGAAACCAAATTATTTTTCGAAATTAACAttataaaatacactttaaactACTACCACATTTGCTTTCATTATATCATGAGCTatcatttaatcattttaagaaataaaataaagtatttCAATAATTACCATTCAGGGCTGGTTTCACAGCCAGGCCTTAAATGAAGCCTGGATTAAGCCTTAGTTCAATTAGGAAAATTAAGTAGCTTGTGATTTAGACAAAACATTACTGTTGTGTGtttcttgagacaaaacaatggcactgatatatattaagatatgtcagtgcaagttattttcaattATTATTTCAATTACTTCAACTGCTTAGATCTGCTTTTTAGTCTGGTACTATAGGCTTAAGCCTTGTCTGCGAAACTGGTCCTCAAAATGTGGCTGTTAAATCAATAAGACATCAAGAGAAAAAAGTGCATAAACCAAAAACCTCttgaataaattcatgaaagATTTACTgctgtcaaaacattttacttATAAATCCATCTCCTTTCTACAGCTCCTTTGTGCCAATACATCCATATTTCCATACATCCACCTACACAAAAAATACAGGTCTACATTATACAAACAAGTTGCAGGCAGTGATATACAGTCTTTAAAATCTTTacaattttgaaaataaacatgcttaaaaagtaaaatacaCTTACTATGAAAGGCCTCACATGCAGCTTTCACAGCAATTTATGCTTTTGGCAATGGTTGACCAGAATTTTCAGAATCACTGTCATTGGCTACAAGACAAAATTGGGTTTGTTTAGAAAATAACTTTCTTTAGGACAAACGCTGTTTCTCAAGAGACAAAAATAGTAGAGACATAATACTTACTGCTTGCTTTTCCATAGcctaaagagaaaaataatatATGTAATGAGTACATTTTATTAGAGTAAATAGGTGGAGTTTTGTTGTGAAATGTTTTGCTTTGATGTGCAGCTTTTGTACTTACCATTAGATTTCTTCCACCACACAATGAGTCCAATTATAAGAGCAAGAGCAGCCAAAGCCACAAGACATCCCACAACAATAGCAATGATGTTGTTAGAAGCTGAAATAGAAGAATATAAATACTAATAATACATACACCAAAGAATACATATAACATACTACACAACAAACAGAAACTGTCTACTGAAAATTGCTCTGGTTATTTCTAACAAATTTAAAGGAAAGCCCCCACTAAAGCTGTTGAAATTAATTAATGAAGGAATGCAATACCTTGACCTACTACAGCACATtgagaacccccccccccaaataaaatgtgctttaatttttaatttttaagtgatttttttctttcttacaCATACCTGAGTTTGACTTGATGTTCTTTTCATTCAGCAGGACAACTTTCTCTCCTCCCACATGTTGAACCACACATCTGTAGATATCTGGATTGTTCTTCCACTCCTCAGGCTTCACTGAGAGACTGATGCTCTTCTGGAATGATCCATCTGCGTTTGGTAAAGTTGAAATGACCTCCACATCCTCATTATGATCGTCTTGGTTTTTCTTCCAGGTCATCATGATGTTACTGGGGTAGAAACCTGTAGCATGACAGATAACTGGAGACGAGGAGTCTTTCTGCAGTAGAGAAACCTCAGGTGCAGCTAGAAACAGACAgtagaaatgaaatgaaacatgAAACAGAAATTGAACATCAAGCATGCTGTTCTGTGGCCTATTATTTGTATTTGAGCTAAAGCATATACAGTAAAATGGCAGATAACACTGTTAAACAGTTGATGATATGAGGCTTTCTTCAATACACAAATTAAGATACTGCACGGGTGAATTGGAAAAAGTGAATATGAAAGAGAGAAAGACTGGCTTTTTATTTAGTATATTTTATAGACACTGCCAAATTAAAAGACAAAATTCTTTTCttaagcattttattatattaattattacatttattcatgaAGTATGACTTTTAGAAATCCCTGCTAAAACCTTACAGCCCATTGACTTAACAAggaaaagtaaataaaatgaaaatatatcatATGCTGTATATTGTCAATGTAACTGATATTTCTACCTTTTCTCTCCAGAGTGTTCTTGCCGTAGCTCACATACTTCCTCAGCCACTCAATGCATATATTCTCCAGATATGCTTTCCGGTTTTCTGATTGAGCTCTGTCAGCATCCCATTTGTTTTTGGTGGTGACAGCTTGAGGATTAGCAGCAATATTAGTGAGTGTGTTCTTATCAAAGCTGAGCAAGTCTTCTCCATCATAACCGTACTGCCAGTATCCTCCAGTGGTAACATCATCCACCAGCTCACAGCCAACCATGAACTGAAAGGtgtgaacacctgagaaaattAAACAACATCAAATATCACACTCACAATTCTTCCTGTCTTCAAGTATAGACACAAGTCTTGCGTACTGAGCAAGAATAACATTCTTCTTTCAACACAATAAAACATCCTTATAAAAACAGGTAATAATGATGGCCTAACTGGCTGACTGATACTAAGACAAAATATCAGTCATGACAATATTAGATAAATATAGTTATGTGAAACATGGCATGTGTATTATTTAGCTGAAATGTATTCTGGTAATGAAAGATGGGACCAAGACTGAACCTGTTctgaaaagtttttttacattgaTAATTGAACAGTGTTACAGCAAAACTAATGACTGCAATCGATTTAACCAGAGCACAAATCTGTAGCAAAATACTGTTATTCAAAAATACAGAATGTTACTCAACATCATCACACAATGCTATCAAATAGGTCTATAAATCTACAATCAACTAGATTGGTAAACTTATACTGTCAAAGTGATCTGTGTTCAACTACACAATTTAAGAGATACTATACATCGACTTAATGTGCAGGCAATCCAAATAAAGACAACAAACTTGCTAATCTAAAGCAAACTAAAGCAAACCGAATACTTTTGTGAAATTCTCAGTTGTCTCATTGTTTATTCTCATCTgctgtaaacatataaaatatctCTTCATTCTCTCTGATCCTCTCATCTCTGTGTCGACAGATCAAATCATTGCTGTGTTTATTAGGACTCAATGATACTTAATGCTGTGTATATACTTTAATGGAGAAACACAGTGTAAGTTGTATTGTTATTAATGctgttgtgtgtgcgtgtttgtgtgtgtttaggtGTTCTGGCTCTACTTTAGTTTCTATGATGATGAAGAACTGCAGAACGCTcaatgtgtttatgtgtgtgtttgtgtgtacagtatgtatgaTTGAGTGTAAGGTGTGTAGTGTTTGTTTTtagtgtgtacgtgtgtgtttgtgtttagaCTATAGATATGTTGTGTCTGGAGACTGGGTGTGCAATGAATGAATTTAATGCAGACACACATTTGTGTTTCAACAGTTGTGTTGAAGATGacagtgtctgtgtgtgatttCATCAATGTGTTTGCTGACTGTGTTGTGTAACGGAGTGAATGATGATAAATGAGGTTTAATTTATGCGGCTTATGGGCTGATAATaatgatgaaaataaaattaggtgtgttcgacttcatgcggtgctgtgcagaccgatcggcgtatgacatcaaagtaccgcgagagcgatgaaatcgctctcgcggtactttgatgtcatacgccgatcggtctgcacagcaccgcatgaagtcgaacacacagaGAGTTATAAACACCCCTACAGATGAACCTGTTTTTAACTAACTAAACTTTAGTAGCTGACTAATATGTCAAATCATCCTAAAGTATTGATACTTAAACATGACATACAGGGACATATATTAGTGCCTCTCCCATCAGGACACAGCCCCACTATAAGAACGTTTCTGGTGTTCATTGCCTTTCTGTTTCCTTACATTGTTTCTGTGTTTGTATAACAGTGTTTTGATCCTGCGTATAAGAGAGTAAAGGTAGCACCTGACTGGTGAGATATTTGTAACTCATCTCTTCTGTAAGCAGTTGTTTATTTCTGCTATGTGATAGGTTGTTAGATTTATTCATATCAAGTAAAGCATCCAGAGCTTATCATCGttattgacagaaaatttaACAAGATTCGATTTGAGATCGTTTTGATCACACCCTACTCGCAGATGCCACAAACTTCAGTTATGCTCGCCTTAACAGACCTGACAGAGAGAGTTTGTGTCTGTTGTAGGGATGCACTAAAAGGAAAATTCTTGCTAGAAGCCGAATAAAATGAAACATGAACATTTATCCCAATCATTGTGCCTACTATTGTATAAGTTACGTTTTTAAAAAGCGCTATTTAACAATGAACATTTCAGGAGACATAGGGCGTTTTTATAGACATAGGGTTGTTTTCTCTGATTGGACAGCTATAagatttgttaaaaaatgtggCCACATAAGTGCATCTTGGCTAAACGGATATTAATCCGATATTCTATCCTCGCACAAAACACAAATACGCTATAACACTCCACCTTAAGAAACTTGCAACGACGCTTATGCAACAAAAGACAGCACTTATGATGGGAAGTGGACGCGGGTCTGTTTGCTCGGTCCAGGACGCGCACTACAGTACGGAGCAGTGGGAGAGTGAAACTGCGTGATAATTGACACGAAAAATCACTTAATGCGCTGCTGTCTCACAAAAAACGTTTGTTAATaagcattttatttgtttgtttaatacaaGCAAGTTTGTCATTGGTATATAAAGTTTTTTTGCACACTGCCTTCGCTCTACATTGGTCCGTGTACCTTTTTTCATCTATGACATGAGATGGAGCGCCAAAGAGTCTCTCGCTGACCGTGTTTGTGCATTCAGCAGACAAGTAACTAGGATTGTAATCTCCCGTCATAGTCTGCATgttcttgattttaaatgatacaTTAAACTTGTAACGCTGTATGTTTTTGTGTCTTTCTCTGACACTTTGAAATACTTTCACTGTTGTGTTTGCTATGTTTATAAAGCGTGAGTGCTTCTCACTCAGCGCTGGTTGCTATTTGATCACGTCATCGTTCGATAAAATGTATTCGTCCTTTTCACTTGTTCAGccgaaatttttttttttgctgttttcagCCGAATAATTAACTAGTATGTTGTGTAGCTGTGTGTGTGAGCttttgtgtctgtgtgaactCACTGTTATTTAGAGACATCAGTGAGTTCAGTTGTTAATGAACTTTATGAAACTGAATCATTAAGTGGAATCAGACTCATGTGATGTTTCTCTGTACAGGACACACAAGTGATGCTGGCTCAGTATTTGGCAAACCGAAACACTTCCCTACTAAATAATCCAGCTggtaagctggttttagctggtcttccatcttggttttagctggtattgctggtgtagcaagctggtctagctgtgttttggtgactttttaagctggtctagctggacttagcaggtcaggctggaagaccggCTGatccaccagctttgccaggctgggaggaccagttTTAATTCAGATATCAACTTATGCTGgccttagctggatttttcagtagggtttgAAGACAGGACTATCTACCTTTTGAAAGAGACTTCACAGTGTGACTATGTTACATTAAAATTATGTCTGGAGCTCACTTTGCTTGGGATCAGAGCTGCTGTTATGTTTTGTCTCACTGTCTTGTGTTTTGTAGTTGTTTGTTGTGTCTCGCTGTTGAGTTTTACAGAAGTATTTTTCTCAAATAAAACGCTTGACATATTTTAAAGCGTTTAGATTATAGGCAGAACTTTCCTATTTCTCCTAAACATGGAGATGATTCTGGTGGTTTGAGTTTTATATTTTCCTTTAAGATTATATTTAGAGATCTTGCTGTTTCTTATCTCTTTACTATTTGATGATTGAATTTCAGATTGTATTATTAAAAGTTATTAATTCAAATGTTAAGGGGTACAGCTGAAACTCTGGAGAACATCTGCGGATAAACTCAGAGTTGAATTTTATCTGCTGTAAGCATAACACTTCAAAAATGGGTTACAGGGATATGTTTATGCGCCTCTTCCCCATCAGGACACTTTCATAACATTAGGATGTTTGTGAGGTTGACAGCCTTTCAGCTTCCTTCATTGTTTCGGTGTTTGTATAGCAGTGTTTTGGTCATGGGtataaaagctttattaaaggTAACTCTGATGTTTGTACCTCATCTATCATGCACACTTGTGTATATAACCCTGTAttcaaaattatgtacctatagtcacgtaattttgtgagtcttttccgtgacactgacacgtttttccgcctttttgcgtgaacgtcacgcatttctgtttacgtgttttgtcctatttttaaatgattgacgcttcggtttagggtaagattttgtgtttgcattaggatgtcactttaagtgagtttatgcctttttttaaggtttatttttttatattttatgatttttaaaccattgttgcctggcattagggttagagttgggtttgggaaaggatgtcattttatgtaaatctaaaaccctaaaccgaagcgacaatggtaagaaaataggacaaaactgtTGAGTTACAAATacatgacacgtaaacagaaatacgtgacatgttcacgcaaaaaggcggaaaaacacGCCAGTGCCACGGAAAAGACCCACAAAACTACGCGACTATAGGTACGCAATTGCGTGATATTGGGTTGGTATATTTATATCCTACTGGAGGTGCACAGTCACTTTATTCACTGGTACATATTTTATATTCTATTCTTGTTTTATTCGATCACTTGTATTGTTGATGAAACAACATTGATTGGTTTAAAGGGTTTTGGAAATCTTTTTAACGCTGATAATAGTGGAGGT from Misgurnus anguillicaudatus chromosome 20, ASM2758022v2, whole genome shotgun sequence includes the following:
- the LOC129455412 gene encoding BOLA class I histocompatibility antigen, alpha chain BL3-7, whose protein sequence is MRSVVLLLLGVHLSYAGRHSLQYFYTGVSGDINFPEFTAVGLVDEGQFMYFDSNIMKAVPKTEWMRQNEGADYWDSQTQIASGNHPVFINNIQVVKERFNQSTGVHTFQFMVGCELVDDVTTGGYWQYGYDGEDLLSFDKNTLTNIAANPQAVTTKNKWDADRAQSENRKAYLENICIEWLRKYVSYGKNTLERKAAPEVSLLQKDSSSPVICHATGFYPSNIMMTWKKNQDDHNEDVEVISTLPNADGSFQKSISLSVKPEEWKNNPDIYRCVVQHVGGEKVVLLNEKNIKSNSASNNIIAIVVGCLVALAALALIIGLIVWWKKSNGYGKASTNDSDSENSGQPLPKA